The following proteins are co-located in the Nomia melanderi isolate GNS246 chromosome 1, iyNomMela1, whole genome shotgun sequence genome:
- the LOC116427647 gene encoding ciliary microtubule associated protein 1B: MRFGTKLVVPSVGPGPQYNVAKLTNYGVDNAPAYTISGRKPFKVRDSGPGPGAHYPELCPPMNHNVRAPAYSIKARGKTKISDSGPGPNAYSLPTCIGPKIPDKTAQGAFTIGDYHKVKQENVSPGPANYGNLKLDLIKRSSPAFSLKWRNQLTELDFSPGPGYYPQYNTGRHPPMYTFGIRHSECAGVPVTDLDED; the protein is encoded by the exons ATGCGATTTGGTACTAAACTAGTCGTACCAAGTGTTGGTCCTGGACCGCAATATAATgttgcaaaactaacaaattatgGAGTGGATAATGCACCTGCATATACAATATCTGGCAGAAAaccatttaaag TAAGAGATTCCGGGCCAGGACCAGGAGCACATTATCCAGAGTTATGCCCACCCATGAATCACAACGTCAGAGCACCCGCTTATAGCATTAAAGCTAGAGGTAAAACGAAAATTAGCGACAGTGGTCCTGGCCCAAATGCATACAGTTTGCCAACGTGCATAGGTCCCAAAATTCCAGATAAAACAGCACAAGGTGCTTTTACTAT AGGTGATTATCATAAAGTGAAACAAGAAAACGTCAGTCCTGGCCCAGCAAATTATGGGAACTTAAAACTAGACCTCATAAAGCGTAGTTCTCCAGCGTTCAGTTTGAAGTGGCGAAATCAATTAACAGAACTAGATTTTAGCCCAGGGCCAGGGTATTATCCTCAATATAATACTGGCAGACATCCGCCAATGTACACCTTTGGTATCAGACACAGTGAATGCGCAGGAGTCCCCGTCACAGATTTAGACGAAGATTAA
- the LOC116427619 gene encoding uncharacterized protein LOC116427619, translating to MPPKPDSNESEPKPAKKTATAICGKFIYFLGPGPKYPLKTLVGYKEHCLSKYRNPAYSFGAQLISLRACEGPGPKYLLPDPKRGGFSFGLVGRSVVLHTDYKNSIPLDTFCGPGPKYVLPTPKTPAFSLKSRIKLRDGCTTPGPYYVKFPREGPAFSLAIRTPGVKCIATPAPYSYQDKTCSPKFSITGRPVDKEICRSPGPKYHVKPMKPTPAYSFGTKHSECAPPYILECDEIC from the exons ATGCCACCGAAACCGGACTCCAACGAATCAGAACCAAAACCAGCGAAAAAAACTGCAACTGCCATATGCGGC aaatttatttattttctaggtCCTGGACCGAAGTATCCGCTTAAAACTCTTGTGGGTTATAAAGAACATTGTTTGTCCAAATATCGAAATCCAGCATATTCGTTTGGTGCACAATTAATCAGTTTACGTGCGTGCGAAGGACCTGGACCGAAATATTTATTGCCAGATCCAAAACGTGGCGGTTTCTCTTTTGGATTAGTTGGACGAAGTGtcg TCTTACACACGGATTACAAGAATTCTATTCCATTAGACACTTTCTGTGGCCCTGGTCCAAAATATGTTTTACCAACGCCAAAGACTCCAGCATTTTCCCTAAAATCTAGAATCAAACTCAGAGACGGTTGCACAACGCCTGGTCCGTACTACGTGAAATTCCCCAGAGAGGGCCCAGCTTTTTCCTT AGCAATTCGTACTCCTGGTGTGAAATGTATTGCCACACCGGCTCCTTACAGTTACCAGGATAAAACATGTTCGCCGAAGTTCTCCATAACGGGCAGACCAGTTGATAAAGAGATTTGTCGTTCACCAGGACCTAAGTATCACGTCAAGCCAATGAAACCGACACCCGCTTATTCTTTCGGAACCAAGCATAGCGAGTGTGCTCCTCCATATATTCTTGAATGTGACGAAATATGTTAG
- the LOC116427640 gene encoding facilitated trehalose transporter Tret1-like isoform X1 has protein sequence MIILCKRTLQIDIRLIISVGSVWKKCRTSMDSKKGTYASPDGSRTWEYLAIATSAVMAGCLGFVMGWNSPSIVILMADDSPIAVTASAASTLVAVVALGHLVGPPLNIFLADKLGRKVTILISFSPLIVSWGLITIATSIWELYVARFIAGFATGLFVCVAPMYIGEISSPSTRGAANSLIGIVYNTGILVTFIVAPYLTLSFTARVFFVFNVAAVVAFWFMPESPYFLVLRNRMEDAEGVLEKLRGKTDVSEELQTVIDSLSREEKGAAKTGSMSEVFTSRGNFMAFLSILLFSVTHHFGGFFTLIIYGQLILKTTSTAITDYTMNVIIGVTQVVASFVTIILVDKLGRKPLILVSGVLAALSNLVIGVFFYAKDYTSLDLQAYSLAPFIASIVLVFTFSCGLVCLQIILMSEIFATEVKAVSTCLVGVLGGVQGVVGCKLYIWVAITLGYGHSLPFLGYFVVVAICTAVIYRITPETKGKTFVEIQKKLNKSS, from the exons ATGATAATACTATGCAAGAGAACT TTGCAGATTGACATTCGTTTAATAATCTCTGTTGGAAGTGTATGGAAAAAGTGTCGCACGAGCATGGATTCCAAAAAAGGAACCTACGCCTCACCTGATGGTTCAAGGACATGGGAGTATTTGGCTATCGCGACTT CTGCTGTGATGGCTGGTTGCCTTGGCTTCGTTATGGGTTGGAATTCTCCAAGCATTGTAATACTAATGGCGGATGACTCACCTATTGCAGTTACAGCATCAGCTGCTTCAACATTGGTAGCTGTTGTAGCCCTAGGTCATCTGGTAGGACCGCCGTTGAATATTTTCCTAGCTGACAAGCTTGGAAGGAAAGTCACTATACTGATAAGTTTCTCACCCCTCATAGTTAGTTGGGGTTTAATCACAATAGCCACTTCTATTTGG GAGCTGTATGTGGCAAGGTTCATAGCAGGATTCGCCACGGGATTATTCGTGTGCGTGGCGCCGATGTACATCGGCGAAATTTCGTCGCCGAGTACGCGGGGTGCCGCGAACTCGCTGATCGGGATCGTGTATAACACCGGCATCCTGGTTACATTCATCGTTGCTCCTTACCTGACTTTATCATTCACGGCCCGCGTGTTCTTCGTGTTCAACGTAGCCGCTGTCGTCGCTTTCTGGTTCATGCCGGAGTCGCCTTACTTCCTGGTGCTGAGGAACAGAATGGAAGACGCGGAGGGCGTGCTGGAGAAGCTGCGTGGCAAGACCGACGTCTCCGAGGAGCTGCAAACGGTCATCGACAGTTTGTCGAGGGAAGAGAAAGGAGCTGCGAAAACTGGAAGCATGAGCGAGGTGTTCACGTCGCGTGGCAACTTCATGGCTTTCCTCTCGATCCTGTTGTTCTCGGTAACACACCATTTCGGCGGCTTCTTCACTCTAATCATATACGGCCAGCTGATCCTCAAGACGACCAGCACCGCCATCACCGACTACACTATGAACGTGATCATCGGCGTGACTCAAGTGGTCGCCTCGTTCGTAACGATAATCCTGGTCGACAAGCTTGGCCGCAAACCGCTGATCCTTGTGTCGGGTGTCCTAGCTGCTCTGTCGAACCTCGTCATAGGTGTTTTCTTCTACGCAAAAGACTACACCAGCTTGGATCTGCAGGCGTACTCCTTGGCGCCCTTCATTGCTTCCATTGTACTGGTTTTCACGTTCAGCTGCGGCCTGGTATGCTTACAGATCATCCTGATGTCGGAGATATTCGCTACGGAAGTCAAGGCTGTCAGCACCTGTCTTGTCGGAGTGTTAGGCGGTGTGCAGGGTGTCGTTGGCTGCAAGCTTTACATATGGGTTGCTATAACGTTAGGGTATGGCCACTCGCTACCGTTTCTGGGATACTTTGTCGTAGTGGCGATTTGTACTGCGGTTATTTATCGCATCACGCCGGAAACGAAGGGCAAAACTTTCGTGGAGATTCAgaagaaattgaataaatcgTCTTGA
- the LOC116427640 gene encoding facilitated trehalose transporter Tret1-like isoform X2 — translation MDSKKGTYASPDGSRTWEYLAIATSAVMAGCLGFVMGWNSPSIVILMADDSPIAVTASAASTLVAVVALGHLVGPPLNIFLADKLGRKVTILISFSPLIVSWGLITIATSIWELYVARFIAGFATGLFVCVAPMYIGEISSPSTRGAANSLIGIVYNTGILVTFIVAPYLTLSFTARVFFVFNVAAVVAFWFMPESPYFLVLRNRMEDAEGVLEKLRGKTDVSEELQTVIDSLSREEKGAAKTGSMSEVFTSRGNFMAFLSILLFSVTHHFGGFFTLIIYGQLILKTTSTAITDYTMNVIIGVTQVVASFVTIILVDKLGRKPLILVSGVLAALSNLVIGVFFYAKDYTSLDLQAYSLAPFIASIVLVFTFSCGLVCLQIILMSEIFATEVKAVSTCLVGVLGGVQGVVGCKLYIWVAITLGYGHSLPFLGYFVVVAICTAVIYRITPETKGKTFVEIQKKLNKSS, via the exons ATGGATTCCAAAAAAGGAACCTACGCCTCACCTGATGGTTCAAGGACATGGGAGTATTTGGCTATCGCGACTT CTGCTGTGATGGCTGGTTGCCTTGGCTTCGTTATGGGTTGGAATTCTCCAAGCATTGTAATACTAATGGCGGATGACTCACCTATTGCAGTTACAGCATCAGCTGCTTCAACATTGGTAGCTGTTGTAGCCCTAGGTCATCTGGTAGGACCGCCGTTGAATATTTTCCTAGCTGACAAGCTTGGAAGGAAAGTCACTATACTGATAAGTTTCTCACCCCTCATAGTTAGTTGGGGTTTAATCACAATAGCCACTTCTATTTGG GAGCTGTATGTGGCAAGGTTCATAGCAGGATTCGCCACGGGATTATTCGTGTGCGTGGCGCCGATGTACATCGGCGAAATTTCGTCGCCGAGTACGCGGGGTGCCGCGAACTCGCTGATCGGGATCGTGTATAACACCGGCATCCTGGTTACATTCATCGTTGCTCCTTACCTGACTTTATCATTCACGGCCCGCGTGTTCTTCGTGTTCAACGTAGCCGCTGTCGTCGCTTTCTGGTTCATGCCGGAGTCGCCTTACTTCCTGGTGCTGAGGAACAGAATGGAAGACGCGGAGGGCGTGCTGGAGAAGCTGCGTGGCAAGACCGACGTCTCCGAGGAGCTGCAAACGGTCATCGACAGTTTGTCGAGGGAAGAGAAAGGAGCTGCGAAAACTGGAAGCATGAGCGAGGTGTTCACGTCGCGTGGCAACTTCATGGCTTTCCTCTCGATCCTGTTGTTCTCGGTAACACACCATTTCGGCGGCTTCTTCACTCTAATCATATACGGCCAGCTGATCCTCAAGACGACCAGCACCGCCATCACCGACTACACTATGAACGTGATCATCGGCGTGACTCAAGTGGTCGCCTCGTTCGTAACGATAATCCTGGTCGACAAGCTTGGCCGCAAACCGCTGATCCTTGTGTCGGGTGTCCTAGCTGCTCTGTCGAACCTCGTCATAGGTGTTTTCTTCTACGCAAAAGACTACACCAGCTTGGATCTGCAGGCGTACTCCTTGGCGCCCTTCATTGCTTCCATTGTACTGGTTTTCACGTTCAGCTGCGGCCTGGTATGCTTACAGATCATCCTGATGTCGGAGATATTCGCTACGGAAGTCAAGGCTGTCAGCACCTGTCTTGTCGGAGTGTTAGGCGGTGTGCAGGGTGTCGTTGGCTGCAAGCTTTACATATGGGTTGCTATAACGTTAGGGTATGGCCACTCGCTACCGTTTCTGGGATACTTTGTCGTAGTGGCGATTTGTACTGCGGTTATTTATCGCATCACGCCGGAAACGAAGGGCAAAACTTTCGTGGAGATTCAgaagaaattgaataaatcgTCTTGA